CCGCTTCTGCGTCGATGCCGCTCTTGACGCGCACCGGCTGCTTGAGCTTGTCACCGCCAAGCTTGACGGGCTTGGCCGACAGATCAAGAAAACGGATGTCCACGCCCCGCTTGGCCAGGCGGGCCAGCAGCACGTCGCGCACCTGCTCCAGCTGGAAGTCGCTGTCGCCGTAGAGCGTGATCTCGCGGTCCTTGGCGCTCTTGTCGGCGAACTCGACCTTGGCGCTGGAGCCCTTGAAGTCGAAGCGGGTGCCGATTTCCTTGTTCGCCTGGTCGACGGCGTTCTTCAGCTCGACCAGATCGGGCTCGATGACGGTGTCGAAACTGGGCATGTCGGGGCGGCGGGACGGGAGGCGGGATGCGCCAAAATTCTCGCATGACCGACCCCTCCGGCACCTTGCACGTGCAGCACCGCGCCAGCCTGCGCGACCACAACAGCTTCGGTCTGCCCGCCCTGGCCCACACGCTGGTGCGCATCACCTCGGACGCCGACGTGCGCCGCGTCGTCGACCATCCCGAGTGGGGCCGGGCGCCGAAGTTCGTGCTCGGCGGCGGCAGCAACCTGGTGCTGACGAAGGACCTCGACGCCGTGGTGCTGAAGGTCGAGGTTCGGGGCCTGCGCCTGGTGGCCCAGCAGCCCGACGCCTGGATCGTGGAGGCCGGTGCCGGCGAGGGCTGGCACGACACCGTGGCCTGGACCCTGGCCCAGGGTTGGCCGGGCCTGGAGAACCTGGCGCTGATCCCCGGCAGCGTGGGCGCCGCGCCGGTGCAAAACATCGGCGCCTACGGCGTGGAGCTGAAGGACCGCTTCCACTCGCTCGACGCGGTCGACCTGGTGACGGGCCGCAGCGTCTCGCTCGACGCCGCCGCCTGCCGCTTCGGCTACCGCGACAGCGTGTTCAAGCACGAGGGTTTCGGCGGCCTGGCCGGCAAGTCGGTGATCACGCGCGTGCGCTTCCGCCTGCCGCGCCCCTGGCGGCCCGTGCTGGGCTACCTGGACCTCGAGCGCAAGCGCGCCGAGACCGGCATCGCCGATCCCGACGCGCAGACCCTCTTCGACTGGGTCTGTGCCATCCGCCGCGCCAAGCTGCCCGACCCGGCTGTCATCGGCAACGCCGGCAGTTTCTTCAAGAATCCGGTGGTGAGCGCCGAGCAGTGCCGCGACATCATCGGCCGCGACCCCGAGGTCGTGCACTACCCTTTGCCCGACGGCCGCTGCAAGCTGGCTGCCGGCTGGCTGATCGACGCCTGCGGCTGGAAGGGCAAGACCGTGGGCCGTGCCGGCGTCTATGAAAAGCAGGCGCTGGTGCTCGTCAACCGCGGGGGCGCCAGCGGCGCCGAGGTGCTGACGCTGGCGAGGGCCATCCAGGAAAGCGTCTACGGCCGCTTCGGCATCCGCCTCGAACCCGAGCCCGTGGTCGTGTAGCCGCATCGGGCGGCCGGGTTCGCCAGCCGGCGGGCGCCACCCGCTCTCAAGCCTGGTGCAGCATGTCGCCCATACCCAACCCGGTCAGCGCCTTGGCCTGGCGCGCCAGCCACCACAGCAGGGCCATCATCATCAGCATCGACGGCATGGCGATGACGGGGTAGCTCAGCAAGGTGAGCCGCCCGAGCTCCTGATTGAAGGCCTCGGTGCCGGCCGGGCTGGTGACGACCCGGCGCGCCAGCAGGTAGTTGGCCACAGCCGAGAAGAAGAAGGTGCCCGCCAGCATCACCGTGCCCTGGCGCAGGCAGGTCGAGAAGGCGCGCTCGTTGCCACGCTCGCGCAGCGCGGCCATCACGCGTTCGATGTTGAACAGCGACGCGTTGAACACCAGCAGGTGGATGAGCGGCCGGTGTGCCCACACCGAGCCCAGGATCACGAGGCCGATCAGCCCCGGCACCGCGGCCTCCTTGACGGCCAGCCAGCCGGCGTCGAGCTTGAGCAGGCCGATGCCGCCCGTGAGCAGCGTGCTGACCACGCCCAGCACGGCCAGCCCATTGAGCTTGCGCCGCTTGACGGCGTCCCGCAGCCCCCAGGCGAGCGGGAACGACAGCGCCAGCAGCAGTGCCCCCAGCGGGCCGAGCCGTTCGGCGGTGCTCAGCTGCATCAGGATCACGGCCGGCAGCAGGACGGTGATGCCGATCTCGAGCAGCGGATTGGGTTTGGCGGCGGGGGCAGGGGTCACGGGCGATCGCTAGAGCGGGCAAGGGGTGCGGATTGTGGCGCGCGGGCGCAGTGCATCGGGGTTCGTGACCGCCCGCAGCCGATTTCCGCGGGGGCGGGAAGCCTCCCGCAGAATGCCGGCTTGTCCGCCCACCTCTCCTGCGCCATGAACCCGCCCCCGCCCTTGACCGCCTTGCCCGACCTGGACGCCCAGCTCGCCACCGCCGGCTGGGCCGTGCTCGACCGCGCCTCCCTGCAGCGGCTGGCCGGGCTCGACGACGCGGCGCTGGCGCGCTGGCGGCCGGCCTGGGACGACCTGCCACCCGACCGCTACCTGCGCGACGGCGGCCGCTACAGGCGTCGGCGCCATGGCTGCCTGGTGGTTGACGGCGCCCAGGTGCGGGCCGTGCCTCACCGGCCGCACTGGCAGCCGTTGGACTACAACGCGCTGCACGGCGGCATCGAACGCCACTTCGAGCCGCTGCCGGCCGCCTGGGCCTCTGATGCCGACTGGCAGCGCCTCTTGTGCGGGTTGGGCGGCGTGGCCAGTGCGCTGCGCGGCGCGCAGCCCTGGCATGTGGAGGCGCACCCGTTCCGCATCGATGCCGACGAGGGCATCGGCCGCCCCACGCCCGAGGGCGCGCACCGTGACGGCGTGGATCTCGTTGCCGTGGTCCTGGTGGCGCGCACCAACGTGCGGGGCGGCGAGACGCGCGTGTTCGACGCGCGCGGCCCGCAGGGCGTGCGCTTCCAGCTGGCCGAGCCCTGGAGCGTGCTGCTGCTCGACGACGAGCGCGTGATCCACGAGTCGACGCCGATCCAGCCCGCGCAGACCGGCGTGCCCAGCCACCGCGACACCCTGGTGCTGACCTTCCGCCGCGGTGGCTTCCAGGGCCCCGACACCGCGCCCGCCCCATGACCGAGCTCGCCATCAACGCCGCCGACGTCGAGGCCGCCGCGCGCCGCCTTGCAGGCCACGCCATCCGCACGCCCGTGCTCACCAGCCGCACGGCCGACGAGCACACCGGGGCGCAGCTGTTCTTCAAGTGCGAGAACTTCCAGCGCATGGGCGCGTTCAAGTTCCGCGGTGCCTACAACGCGCTGGCGCAGTTCACGCCCGAGCAGCGCCGCCGCGGCGTCATTGCGTTCTCGTCGGGCAACCATGCGCAGGCCATCGCACTGTCGGCGCGGATGCTGGGCATGCCCTCGGTCATCGTGATGCCGCAGGACTCACCCGCGGCCAAGCTGGCGGCCACGCGCGGCTACCAGCTGGGCCAGCGCGACAGCGAGGTGGTGCTCTACGACCGCTACACCGAGGACCGCGAGGCGATAGGCCGCCGCCTGGCCGCTGAACGCGGCATGACGCTGATTCCCCCTTACGACCACCCTCACGTGATGGCCGGGCAGGGCACCGCGGCGCTGGAGCTGCTGCAGGAGACCGGCCCGCTGGACCTGCTGCTGGTGTGCGTGGGCGGCGGCGGGCTGATCTCGGGCTGCGCCGTGGCGGCGCAAGCGCTGTGCCCGGGCATCGGGGTGATCGGTGTCGAGCCCGAGGCCGGCAACGACACGCAGCAGAGCCTGGCCGAGGGCCGCATCGTGCACATCGACACGCCCAAGACCATTGCCGACGGCGCGCAGACGCAGCACAGCGGCACGCTCACCTTTCCCGTCATCCAGCGCCTGGTGCAGGGCATCGTCACCGTCAGCGACGAGCAACTGGTGCGCACGATGCGCTTCTTTGCCGAGCGCATGAAGATGGTGGTGGAGCCCACCGGCTGCCTCGCCGCCGCGGCGCTGCTGGAGGGCGTCGTGGCGGCGCGCGGCCGGCGCGTGGGCGTGATCGTCAGCGGCGGCAACGTGGACCTGGCGCGCTACGCCGGCTTCCTGGGCGGCCCGGCGTCGCCCTGAGGCCGCCGCGGGCCGTGCCGCGTGCGCCCGGCGTGCGGGCGGGTGCGGTGCGGGGTTGCGCAAGCGATGGCACGCCGCTGCGCTATGGTCTGGGCCTTCCAGCCACGACCCGAGCACCCCATGCCCGAGACCATTGCCCCCGCCGCCGCTGCGGCGACCCCGCCCACCGACGCCGCGCAGCGCCAGAAGGCGCGCTTCGAGGAGCTGCTGAAGACCCCCGCCGCCCGCAGCACAGGCCGTGTGGTGCGGGCCGGCGGCGCGGCGCTGGACTACGCCGTGACGGCCGAGTTCCTGCCCGTCGTGCTGGGGGGCAAGGAGCCGGGCGCGCAGGAGCCGAAGGCCGCCGTGCTGACCACCGCCTACACCGTGCCCGGCGCCACGCCGCGGTCCGTGTGCTTCGCGTTCAACGGCGGGCCGGGCTCGGCCTCGATCTGGCTGCACCTGGGCGCCCTGGGGCCCCGGCGCGTGGTGGTGCCCGACGACGCCAGCATGCCGGCCGCGCCCTACGCCGTGTCGGACAACCCGCACACCTGGCTCGCGCACTTCGACCTCGTCTTCATCGACCCGCCGCACACCGGCTGGTCGATCAGCGCCGACGACGATGCGCGCAAGAAGCTGCTGTCCACCGATGGCGACATCGAGTGCTTCGCCGAGGTCATCCGCCTGTGGCTCACGCGGCACGGGCGCTGGGGCTCGCCGGTCTACCTGTGCGGCGAGAGCTACGGCACCACGCGCGGCGCCGGCATCGCCAACCACCTGCACGAGCTGGGCGTGGCGGTCAGCGGCGCCATCCTCGTCTCGCTGGCGATGGACCTGCAGAGCATCGTCTTCGCGCCGGGCAACGACCTGCCCTACGCGCTGTTCCTGCCGGCCTTCGCCAACGTCTCGCAGTACCACGGGCTGCTGAAGGGGCCGCAGGCCGCGTCCCCGGCCGCGGCACGCGCGGCGGCCGAGGCCTTCGTGCACGACGAGTACGCCGCTGCGCTGCTGGCCGGCGCGCGGCTGTCTGAGAAGGACCGCTCGCGCATCGCGCGCCGCGTGGCCGAGCTCACCGGCCTGCCGCACGCGCTGGTGGAGGAGAAGAACCTGCGCATCTCCGACCAGACCTACTTTTTCGAGGCGCTGCGCCACCGCGGCCTGATCGTCGGCCGGCTGGAGGCGCGCGGCACCGGCCCCATGGCCGCCAGCCGCACGCGGGACTGGGAGTTCGACCCCGGCATCGAGGCCATCGCCGCGCCGTACACGACGGCCGCGATGGGCTACTTCGGCCAGGTGCTGGGGCTGGCCTTCGAGCAGCGCTACATGGTGATCAACCCCGAGGTGGGCCGCGGCTGGAACTGGATCCGCGGTGGAGACAGCGAGGCCCGCCGCATGGGCTACACCTGCACCAGCACCGACCTGGCCCAGGCGCTGCGCCGCAACCCGCACTTCAAGGTGCTGGCCGCCAGCGGCCGCTACGACCTGGGCACGCCTTACAGCGCCAGCGACTGGAGCCTGGCGCAGCTCGACGCGCCGGCCGAGGTGCTCAAGCGCGTGACCCACCGCTGCTACGACGCCGGCCACATGATGTACACGCGCCAGGCCGACCTGCTGCAGCTCGAGGCCGACCTCGCGGCCTGGCTGGCGGCGTGAACGGGCGCCGCGCGGCATGAAGATCGGCGTGCTCACCGGCGGCGGCGACTGCCCGGGCCTGAACGCGGTGATCCGTGCCGTGACGCTGGCGCTGCAGCAGCATGGCGCCACGGTGTGGGGCATTGAACAGGGCTTCCGCGGCCTGCTCGAGGGCCGCGGGCGCGAGCTGCGCGCGGCCGACGTGGCCGGCATCCTGGCCGAGGGCGGCACCATCCTCGGCACCGACAACCGCTGCGACCCGTTCGCCATCCGGCCCGAGGCCGGTGGCGAGCCGCAGGACCGCTCGGCCCAGGCGCTGGGCCAGGCCCGCAAATGGGGGCTCGACGCCCTGTTGGCCATCGGCGGCGACGGCAGCATGGTCATCGCCCACCGCTTCCACGAGGCCGGGCTGCCGGTGGTGGGCGTGCCCAAGACCATCGACAACGACCTCGCCCTCACCGACCGCACCTTTGGCTTCGACAGCGCCGTGGCCGTGGTGGCCGAGGCGCTGGATCGGCTGGCCACCACGGCGCGCAGCCACCGCCGCGTGATGCTGTGCGAGACCATGGGACGCTACGCCGGCTGGATCGCGCTGGAAGGAGGCCTGGCTGGCGCTGCCGACGCCATCCTGCTGCCCGAGCAGCCCTACGAGGTGGCCGTGGTGGCGGCCTTCTGCGCCGCGCGCGAGGCGCAGGGCCTGTCGACGCTGATCTGCATCGCCGAGGGCGCGCATGCCGCTGGCGAAGGCCTGGCCGTGCGGGCGCGGCTGCTGGGCAGCCCCGACCCGCTGCGCCTGGGCGGCGCTGCCGAGCGCCTGATGCACGCCCTGCAGCCGCAACTGGCCAGCGAGGTGCGCAGCGCGGTGCTGGGCCACACGCAGCGCGGCGGCACGCCCACGGCCTTCGACCGCGTGCTGGCCACGCGCTTTGGCGTCGCGGCGGCCGGGCTGGTGCGGCATCGCCGCTTCGGGCGCATGGTGGCCCTGCAGGGCGACACCTGTGTCGACGTGGCGCTGGCCGACGTGGCCGGCCGCAGCCGCAAGGTGCCGGCGGGCCACGCGCTGCTCTGCGCGGCCGAGGCGCTGGGCCTGTGTCTTGGCCAGGCTGCTAGAGCAGCCGGCTGAGCGCGGGCGCCAGCCGCGGCAGCGTGTCGCAGAGGGCGGCGTCGT
This is a stretch of genomic DNA from Ideonella sp. WA131b. It encodes these proteins:
- a CDS encoding YajQ family cyclic di-GMP-binding protein, giving the protein MPSFDTVIEPDLVELKNAVDQANKEIGTRFDFKGSSAKVEFADKSAKDREITLYGDSDFQLEQVRDVLLARLAKRGVDIRFLDLSAKPVKLGGDKLKQPVRVKSGIDAEAAKQVQQALKASKLKVQGAIQGDTVRVSGTKKDDLQAAIALLRQALADLPLSFNNFRS
- the murB gene encoding UDP-N-acetylmuramate dehydrogenase — its product is MTDPSGTLHVQHRASLRDHNSFGLPALAHTLVRITSDADVRRVVDHPEWGRAPKFVLGGGSNLVLTKDLDAVVLKVEVRGLRLVAQQPDAWIVEAGAGEGWHDTVAWTLAQGWPGLENLALIPGSVGAAPVQNIGAYGVELKDRFHSLDAVDLVTGRSVSLDAAACRFGYRDSVFKHEGFGGLAGKSVITRVRFRLPRPWRPVLGYLDLERKRAETGIADPDAQTLFDWVCAIRRAKLPDPAVIGNAGSFFKNPVVSAEQCRDIIGRDPEVVHYPLPDGRCKLAAGWLIDACGWKGKTVGRAGVYEKQALVLVNRGGASGAEVLTLARAIQESVYGRFGIRLEPEPVVV
- a CDS encoding MFS transporter, which translates into the protein MTPAPAAKPNPLLEIGITVLLPAVILMQLSTAERLGPLGALLLALSFPLAWGLRDAVKRRKLNGLAVLGVVSTLLTGGIGLLKLDAGWLAVKEAAVPGLIGLVILGSVWAHRPLIHLLVFNASLFNIERVMAALRERGNERAFSTCLRQGTVMLAGTFFFSAVANYLLARRVVTSPAGTEAFNQELGRLTLLSYPVIAMPSMLMMMALLWWLARQAKALTGLGMGDMLHQA
- a CDS encoding 2OG-Fe dioxygenase family protein, which gives rise to MNPPPPLTALPDLDAQLATAGWAVLDRASLQRLAGLDDAALARWRPAWDDLPPDRYLRDGGRYRRRRHGCLVVDGAQVRAVPHRPHWQPLDYNALHGGIERHFEPLPAAWASDADWQRLLCGLGGVASALRGAQPWHVEAHPFRIDADEGIGRPTPEGAHRDGVDLVAVVLVARTNVRGGETRVFDARGPQGVRFQLAEPWSVLLLDDERVIHESTPIQPAQTGVPSHRDTLVLTFRRGGFQGPDTAPAP
- a CDS encoding threo-3-hydroxy-L-aspartate ammonia-lyase, which gives rise to MTELAINAADVEAAARRLAGHAIRTPVLTSRTADEHTGAQLFFKCENFQRMGAFKFRGAYNALAQFTPEQRRRGVIAFSSGNHAQAIALSARMLGMPSVIVMPQDSPAAKLAATRGYQLGQRDSEVVLYDRYTEDREAIGRRLAAERGMTLIPPYDHPHVMAGQGTAALELLQETGPLDLLLVCVGGGGLISGCAVAAQALCPGIGVIGVEPEAGNDTQQSLAEGRIVHIDTPKTIADGAQTQHSGTLTFPVIQRLVQGIVTVSDEQLVRTMRFFAERMKMVVEPTGCLAAAALLEGVVAARGRRVGVIVSGGNVDLARYAGFLGGPASP
- a CDS encoding peptidase S10, whose product is MPETIAPAAAAATPPTDAAQRQKARFEELLKTPAARSTGRVVRAGGAALDYAVTAEFLPVVLGGKEPGAQEPKAAVLTTAYTVPGATPRSVCFAFNGGPGSASIWLHLGALGPRRVVVPDDASMPAAPYAVSDNPHTWLAHFDLVFIDPPHTGWSISADDDARKKLLSTDGDIECFAEVIRLWLTRHGRWGSPVYLCGESYGTTRGAGIANHLHELGVAVSGAILVSLAMDLQSIVFAPGNDLPYALFLPAFANVSQYHGLLKGPQAASPAAARAAAEAFVHDEYAAALLAGARLSEKDRSRIARRVAELTGLPHALVEEKNLRISDQTYFFEALRHRGLIVGRLEARGTGPMAASRTRDWEFDPGIEAIAAPYTTAAMGYFGQVLGLAFEQRYMVINPEVGRGWNWIRGGDSEARRMGYTCTSTDLAQALRRNPHFKVLAASGRYDLGTPYSASDWSLAQLDAPAEVLKRVTHRCYDAGHMMYTRQADLLQLEADLAAWLAA
- a CDS encoding ATP-dependent 6-phosphofructokinase; amino-acid sequence: MKIGVLTGGGDCPGLNAVIRAVTLALQQHGATVWGIEQGFRGLLEGRGRELRAADVAGILAEGGTILGTDNRCDPFAIRPEAGGEPQDRSAQALGQARKWGLDALLAIGGDGSMVIAHRFHEAGLPVVGVPKTIDNDLALTDRTFGFDSAVAVVAEALDRLATTARSHRRVMLCETMGRYAGWIALEGGLAGAADAILLPEQPYEVAVVAAFCAAREAQGLSTLICIAEGAHAAGEGLAVRARLLGSPDPLRLGGAAERLMHALQPQLASEVRSAVLGHTQRGGTPTAFDRVLATRFGVAAAGLVRHRRFGRMVALQGDTCVDVALADVAGRSRKVPAGHALLCAAEALGLCLGQAARAAG